From the genome of Bosea sp. Tri-49, one region includes:
- a CDS encoding cupin domain-containing protein, whose translation MSTVPIVLANRAGTSGIKSLSEQDPFAVGRGVVWSGAQDLAVGSAAFSGATETAAFPHTEVLVVTTGRLDFSLTDGSKRSIQTGESIVIARGTALRVEAAPGTSWAFCASTGDASAAPGVTELPADAPLSPSSPPPSNLLEGPVPQCRSFNAFTDEASRLRAGIWDSTPYRRVLRPQPVNELMHILVGSVTLTGEDGRPVQVKAGESVFVPYGTQCAWDSDEHLAKVYVVQEVGA comes from the coding sequence ATGTCGACTGTTCCGATCGTACTCGCCAATCGTGCCGGCACCTCCGGCATCAAGTCGCTCTCCGAACAGGATCCCTTCGCTGTTGGCCGGGGGGTCGTCTGGAGCGGCGCGCAGGATCTGGCAGTGGGGAGCGCTGCGTTCTCCGGCGCGACGGAAACTGCGGCCTTCCCGCACACGGAGGTACTCGTCGTCACGACCGGACGCCTCGACTTTTCGCTCACGGACGGCAGCAAGCGTTCGATCCAGACCGGCGAGAGTATCGTGATCGCGCGTGGCACAGCTCTGCGTGTCGAGGCGGCGCCCGGTACGAGCTGGGCCTTCTGCGCCAGCACCGGCGATGCTTCCGCAGCGCCCGGCGTGACGGAGTTGCCGGCCGATGCGCCGCTTTCGCCCTCGTCACCGCCTCCATCCAATCTTCTCGAAGGGCCGGTGCCACAGTGCCGCAGCTTCAACGCCTTCACCGACGAGGCATCGCGTTTGCGGGCCGGCATCTGGGATTCGACGCCGTATCGGCGCGTCCTGCGCCCGCAGCCCGTCAACGAGCTGATGCACATCCTCGTTGGCAGCGTCACGCTCACCGGGGAGGACGGGCGTCCGGTTCAGGTCAAGGCGGGCGAGAGCGTATTCGTCCCCTATGGCACGCAATGCGCTTGGGACAGCGATGAGCATCTCGCCAAGGTCTATGTCGTCCAGGAGGTCGGAGCGTGA
- a CDS encoding LysR substrate-binding domain-containing protein gives MLNPRQIEAFRTVIVTGGVTAAAHALHISQPAVTRLIHDLQYALGLKLFAKRGTRLVPTNEALSLYREVERQFVGLDRIERAAKSLRDGESGRLRIAALPTFNVGFLPRILGRFMLDRPGLEAAVYGSISSQVVDWVASGFCDVGFAQGPLDFPNIEVDMLAPVSGVAVLPEGHRLTEKSVLEPADFIGEPFVSLEQTTPMRYRIDAVFSSAGIARQARVETPLSMIACGLVAAGAGVAIVDPFTAFEFHGRGIVVRPFRPAVLYEIGVVWASGRFRSALALDFVDAVRAAVGERADEGTAAAACFSPKCE, from the coding sequence ATGCTGAATCCGCGCCAGATCGAGGCTTTCCGCACGGTGATCGTGACCGGCGGCGTGACCGCCGCGGCTCATGCGCTGCACATCAGCCAGCCGGCGGTGACGCGCCTGATCCATGACCTGCAATATGCGCTCGGCCTGAAGCTGTTCGCGAAGCGCGGCACGCGGCTCGTGCCGACCAACGAGGCCCTGTCGCTCTATCGCGAGGTCGAGCGTCAATTCGTCGGGCTGGACCGCATCGAAAGGGCTGCAAAAAGCCTGCGCGACGGAGAGTCCGGGCGACTGAGGATCGCGGCGCTGCCGACCTTCAATGTCGGCTTCCTGCCGCGCATCCTCGGCCGCTTCATGCTGGACCGGCCGGGGCTGGAGGCAGCCGTCTACGGCAGCATCTCGTCGCAGGTGGTCGATTGGGTCGCGAGCGGCTTTTGCGATGTCGGCTTCGCGCAGGGCCCGCTCGACTTCCCCAATATCGAGGTGGACATGCTGGCGCCCGTGTCAGGCGTCGCGGTCCTGCCGGAAGGCCATCGCCTGACGGAGAAATCCGTGCTGGAGCCGGCGGATTTCATCGGCGAGCCCTTTGTCTCGCTCGAGCAGACCACGCCGATGCGGTATCGCATCGACGCGGTTTTCTCATCCGCCGGCATTGCGCGGCAGGCGCGCGTGGAAACGCCGCTCTCGATGATCGCCTGCGGGTTGGTTGCCGCTGGTGCCGGTGTGGCGATCGTCGACCCGTTCACCGCTTTCGAATTCCACGGCCGTGGCATCGTGGTGCGACCGTTCAGGCCCGCTGTCCTCTACGAGATCGGCGTCGTCTGGGCGAGCGGCCGCTTCAGGTCCGCCTTGGCGCTCGACTTCGTCGACGCAGTGCGCGCGGCCGTCGGGGAGAGAGCCGACGAAGGAACCGCGGCTGCCGCTTGCTTCTCGCCAAAGTGTGAGTAG
- a CDS encoding ABC transporter substrate-binding protein: MKSTITFALVASTALAGSVAFAQQKTLYVAGYGGSYEQVMRKEVIPAFEKQANVKVEYVAGNSTDTLAKLQAQKGNQQIDVIIVDDGPAYQAVSLGFCGTLTDAAVYADVAPVMKFKSNKAIGLGMVATGLFYNKKAFEENKWPAPTSWTDLKDARFRKKLVIPPINNTYGLHALIAFAQLGGGGEAKIEAGFKTIKDEINANVLAYEPSPAKMTELFQNGQAVIGVWGSGRVKSFADTGFPAEFVYPKEGGYALGIAGCPVEGSKNAAEANAFLQYMLTPPVQVVMAVGGGSGPANTKVTLTPEQQKGLPYGEQVKLLKAVDWDVANDKREEWTRRWNREIER, encoded by the coding sequence ATGAAATCGACCATCACATTTGCGCTCGTCGCCAGTACCGCGCTCGCTGGCTCCGTCGCATTCGCGCAGCAGAAGACGCTCTACGTCGCCGGCTATGGCGGCTCCTACGAGCAGGTCATGCGCAAGGAGGTCATCCCGGCCTTCGAGAAGCAGGCCAATGTCAAGGTCGAGTACGTCGCCGGCAATTCGACCGACACGCTCGCCAAGCTTCAGGCACAAAAGGGCAACCAGCAGATCGACGTCATCATCGTCGATGATGGCCCGGCCTATCAGGCGGTCTCGCTCGGCTTCTGCGGCACGCTGACCGACGCAGCGGTCTATGCCGATGTCGCTCCGGTGATGAAGTTCAAGTCGAACAAGGCGATCGGCCTCGGCATGGTCGCGACGGGCCTGTTCTACAACAAGAAGGCTTTCGAGGAGAACAAGTGGCCGGCGCCGACCTCCTGGACCGATCTCAAGGACGCCAGGTTCCGCAAGAAGCTGGTGATCCCGCCGATCAACAACACCTACGGCCTGCACGCGCTGATCGCCTTCGCGCAACTCGGCGGTGGCGGCGAGGCCAAGATCGAAGCCGGCTTCAAGACGATCAAGGACGAGATCAACGCCAACGTCCTCGCCTATGAGCCGTCGCCGGCGAAGATGACCGAGCTCTTCCAGAACGGCCAGGCCGTGATCGGCGTCTGGGGCTCGGGCCGCGTCAAGTCCTTCGCCGATACCGGCTTCCCGGCCGAATTCGTCTATCCGAAGGAAGGCGGCTACGCACTCGGCATCGCCGGCTGCCCGGTCGAGGGCTCGAAGAACGCCGCCGAAGCCAACGCCTTCCTGCAATACATGCTGACGCCGCCGGTCCAGGTCGTCATGGCGGTCGGCGGCGGGTCGGGGCCGGCCAACACCAAGGTCACGCTGACGCCCGAGCAGCAGAAAGGCTTGCCCTATGGCGAGCAGGTCAAGCTGCTGAAGGCCGTCGACTGGGATGTCGCCAACGACAAGCGCGAGGAGTGGACGCGCCGCTGGAACCGCGAGATCGAGCGCTGA
- a CDS encoding ABC transporter ATP-binding protein, with amino-acid sequence MSHLVLEGLGKSYGAVTAVEGLDLAVERGEFVSLLGPSGCGKTTTLQMIAGFASVDRGRILLDGGDLAAVAPNKRGLGIVFQSYALFPHMTVAENIAFGLEMRGIAKDEREKRTLQAMELVGLKGFAERYPRRMSGGQQQRVALARALVIKPALLLLDEPLSNLDAKLREEMQGELRQIQRTIGTTTILVTHDQHEAMALSDRIVLMNQGRVEQIGAPDAVYGRPLSAFVANFLGKTNVLRGRCEGRDRVIIDGFAVTVPGAETGEVALAVRPERLAIAPPGASGFPARITGRVFQGAHWLLNAESAAGPLILMRSNDGGDVPAEGDTVMASFAPGDAALLKDGAAS; translated from the coding sequence ATGTCGCATCTCGTCCTCGAAGGGCTGGGCAAGTCCTATGGCGCCGTCACGGCAGTGGAAGGGCTCGATCTTGCCGTGGAGCGCGGCGAGTTCGTCTCGCTGCTCGGCCCCTCCGGCTGTGGCAAGACCACGACCCTGCAGATGATCGCGGGCTTCGCCTCCGTCGATCGCGGACGCATCCTGCTCGACGGCGGCGATCTCGCCGCCGTCGCCCCCAACAAGCGTGGCCTCGGCATCGTCTTCCAGAGCTACGCGCTGTTTCCGCACATGACCGTGGCGGAGAACATCGCCTTCGGGCTCGAGATGCGTGGCATCGCCAAGGACGAACGCGAGAAGCGGACGCTGCAGGCGATGGAACTCGTCGGGCTGAAAGGCTTCGCCGAGCGCTATCCGCGGCGCATGTCGGGTGGCCAGCAGCAGCGTGTCGCGCTGGCGCGGGCGCTCGTCATCAAGCCGGCATTGCTCCTGCTCGACGAGCCGCTCTCCAACCTCGACGCCAAGCTGCGCGAGGAGATGCAGGGCGAACTGCGCCAGATCCAGCGCACGATCGGCACCACGACCATCCTCGTGACCCATGACCAGCACGAGGCGATGGCGCTGTCCGACCGGATCGTGCTGATGAACCAGGGCCGGGTCGAACAGATCGGCGCGCCCGATGCCGTCTATGGCCGCCCCCTCAGCGCCTTCGTCGCCAACTTTCTCGGCAAGACCAATGTGCTGAGGGGGCGCTGCGAAGGCCGTGATCGGGTCATCATAGACGGATTTGCCGTCACGGTCCCCGGGGCGGAAACCGGCGAGGTCGCGCTCGCCGTCCGGCCCGAGCGTCTTGCCATCGCGCCGCCCGGCGCCTCCGGCTTTCCGGCGCGGATCACAGGGCGCGTCTTTCAGGGGGCGCATTGGCTCCTGAATGCCGAGAGCGCCGCCGGGCCGCTGATCCTGATGCGCAGCAACGACGGCGGCGACGTCCCGGCAGAGGGCGACACCGTCATGGCCTCCTTCGCACCCGGCGATGCCGCGTTGCTCAAGGACGGAGCGGCGTCATGA
- a CDS encoding ABC transporter permease — translation MSLVASERNAPYWLAAPGLLVFLGLVIIPLGMTALLSFYDWGQYKGIVPTFTLKNWVEIATDSYFFEVFLRTFRIAVLVTVATILIGVPEAYILNRMAPGWRSICMLVVIGPLLVSVVARTLGWALLLGSTGLVNQGLMALGLISAPLEFMFTETGVVIALAHVLMPFMILAVWASLQRLDPQIENAAMSLGAGWWTIWRRVILPQIVPGILSGSIIVFALAASAFASPAIIGGRRLKVAATLAYDEFLNTLNWPLGAAVAMLLLLALVAIIVGSNRLIERRYAQVFE, via the coding sequence ATGAGTCTCGTCGCCAGCGAACGTAATGCGCCCTATTGGCTCGCCGCGCCGGGGCTGCTCGTCTTCCTCGGCCTCGTCATCATCCCGCTCGGGATGACGGCCCTGCTCTCCTTCTATGACTGGGGCCAGTACAAGGGCATCGTCCCGACGTTCACGCTGAAGAACTGGGTCGAGATCGCGACCGATTCCTACTTCTTCGAAGTCTTCCTGCGCACCTTCCGCATCGCCGTCCTCGTGACGGTCGCCACGATCCTGATCGGCGTGCCGGAAGCCTATATCCTCAACCGTATGGCGCCGGGCTGGCGCAGCATCTGCATGCTGGTCGTGATCGGCCCGCTGCTAGTCTCCGTCGTGGCGCGCACGCTCGGCTGGGCGCTGCTGCTCGGCTCGACCGGCCTGGTCAATCAGGGGCTGATGGCGCTCGGGCTGATCAGCGCGCCACTCGAATTCATGTTCACCGAGACCGGCGTCGTCATCGCGCTCGCGCATGTGCTGATGCCCTTCATGATCCTGGCGGTCTGGGCCTCGTTGCAGCGGCTCGACCCGCAGATCGAGAATGCGGCCATGTCGCTCGGGGCCGGCTGGTGGACGATCTGGCGGCGCGTGATCCTGCCGCAGATCGTGCCCGGCATCCTCTCTGGCTCGATCATCGTCTTCGCGCTGGCGGCGAGCGCCTTCGCCTCGCCGGCAATCATCGGCGGGCGCCGGCTCAAGGTCGCGGCAACGCTCGCCTATGACGAGTTCCTCAACACGCTGAACTGGCCGCTCGGTGCCGCGGTGGCGATGCTGCTGCTCCTCGCGCTCGTCGCCATCATCGTCGGCTCGAACCGGTTGATCGAGCGCCGCTACGCGCAGGTGTTCGAATGA
- a CDS encoding ABC transporter permease, protein MRRNGPLALVFHLLFVVFMLAPLAIVCVVAFTPEGYLSLPTRGPSLRWFKAILGYPEFLRAFYASLWLAALSSTAAIALAVPAALAIARYRFAGREAITALFMSPLMVPHVVLGIAFLRFFTQLGLSGTFTGLVLSHVIVIMPFALRLVLAASYGIDRRIEHAAISLGADTMTVFRRVTLPLILPGVVSGWLLAAINSFDEVTMTVFIASPTTTTLPVRMFLYIQDNIDPLIAAVSTCLIVLTAGLLFALDRLYGLDRLFVGSGKG, encoded by the coding sequence ATGAGACGCAACGGCCCCCTCGCGCTCGTCTTCCACCTCCTGTTCGTGGTCTTCATGCTGGCGCCGCTCGCCATCGTCTGTGTCGTCGCCTTCACGCCGGAGGGCTACCTCTCGCTGCCGACGCGGGGGCCGAGCCTGCGCTGGTTCAAGGCGATCCTCGGCTACCCTGAGTTCCTGCGCGCCTTCTATGCCTCGCTCTGGCTCGCGGCCCTGTCCTCCACCGCGGCGATCGCGCTCGCCGTGCCGGCGGCGCTGGCGATCGCGCGCTATCGCTTCGCCGGCCGCGAGGCGATCACGGCACTGTTCATGTCGCCCCTGATGGTGCCGCATGTCGTGCTCGGCATCGCCTTCCTGCGCTTCTTCACGCAGCTCGGCCTGTCCGGCACCTTCACCGGCCTCGTGTTGAGCCACGTCATCGTCATCATGCCCTTCGCGCTCAGGCTCGTGCTCGCCGCCTCCTACGGCATCGACCGCAGGATCGAGCATGCGGCGATTTCGCTCGGCGCCGACACGATGACAGTGTTCCGGCGGGTGACGTTGCCGCTGATCCTGCCCGGTGTCGTCTCGGGCTGGCTGCTCGCCGCCATCAATTCCTTCGACGAAGTCACGATGACGGTGTTCATCGCCTCGCCGACCACCACCACGCTTCCCGTGCGGATGTTCCTCTACATCCAGGACAATATCGATCCGCTGATCGCGGCCGTCTCCACCTGCCTCATCGTGCTGACCGCCGGGCTGCTCTTCGCGCTCGACCGGCTCTACGGGCTCGACCGTCTCTTCGTCGGTTCCGGAAAGGGCTGA
- a CDS encoding NAD(P)/FAD-dependent oxidoreductase has translation MTTNANRNEGDVVVIGGGVVGAAVALGLARSGARVIVLDEGDVAFRASRGNFALVWVQSKGLGMPEYALWTRRSAEDWHGLAAILRDEAGIDVVHSQPGGFVPCLSEAELEKRTTAMRRLHNLPGLADFPYEVLGRAETKRRLPDIGKDVVGALYSPLDGHVNSLKLFRALREASARHGVDYRPNHAVAAIEPCDGGFRIRGPWGEIAAGKVVLAAGLGNARLAPMVGLDAPVKPSKGQIIVTEKTTPFLHHPMGTIRQTDEGGVMIGDSQEDRGFDTIVGQPVISVMAERAVRTFPRLAGLNVVRTWSALRVMSPDGFPIYDQSQSHPGAFVVTCHSGVTLAANHVLTLAPAILAGELPEMVASFSARRFHVPVHA, from the coding sequence ATGACTACCAACGCAAACCGGAACGAGGGCGACGTCGTCGTCATCGGCGGCGGGGTGGTCGGCGCCGCCGTCGCGCTCGGGCTTGCCCGCTCGGGCGCGCGCGTCATCGTTCTCGACGAGGGCGACGTCGCCTTCCGCGCCTCGCGCGGCAATTTCGCGCTGGTCTGGGTCCAGTCCAAGGGCCTCGGCATGCCCGAATACGCGCTCTGGACGCGTCGTTCGGCCGAGGATTGGCATGGGCTCGCGGCGATCCTGCGAGACGAGGCCGGTATCGATGTTGTCCACAGCCAGCCCGGCGGCTTCGTACCTTGTCTGTCCGAGGCCGAGCTGGAGAAGCGCACCACCGCGATGCGCCGCCTGCACAATCTGCCGGGCCTCGCCGACTTCCCCTATGAGGTGCTGGGTCGCGCTGAGACGAAGCGTCGGCTGCCGGATATCGGCAAGGACGTCGTCGGCGCGCTCTACAGCCCGCTCGACGGCCATGTGAACTCGCTCAAGCTCTTTCGCGCGCTGCGCGAGGCCAGCGCGCGGCACGGCGTCGACTACCGCCCGAACCACGCGGTCGCGGCGATCGAACCCTGCGACGGGGGCTTTCGCATCCGCGGCCCCTGGGGCGAAATCGCTGCCGGTAAGGTCGTGCTTGCCGCCGGCCTCGGCAATGCGCGGCTCGCGCCGATGGTCGGGCTCGATGCGCCGGTGAAGCCGAGCAAGGGCCAGATCATCGTCACCGAGAAGACTACGCCCTTCCTGCACCATCCGATGGGCACCATTCGCCAGACTGACGAGGGCGGCGTCATGATCGGCGACAGCCAGGAGGATCGCGGCTTCGACACGATCGTTGGCCAGCCGGTGATTTCGGTGATGGCCGAGCGCGCCGTGCGCACTTTCCCGCGTCTCGCCGGCCTCAACGTTGTGCGCACCTGGTCGGCGCTACGCGTGATGAGCCCGGACGGGTTCCCGATCTACGACCAGTCGCAGAGCCATCCCGGCGCCTTCGTCGTAACCTGCCACTCCGGCGTGACCCTCGCCGCCAACCATGTCCTGACGCTCGCCCCCGCCATCCTCGCCGGTGAACTGCCCGAGATGGTCGCGAGCTTTTCCGCGCGGAGGTTCCATGTTCCGGTCCATGCGTGA
- a CDS encoding (2Fe-2S)-binding protein has protein sequence MFRSMRDAKAGARLSFTFDGRPLTGREGDTVTASLLANGVTACRETPVSGVPRAPYCLMGVCFDCLVVIDGIGNRQGCLVPLREGMRIETQHGRRQPEEVYG, from the coding sequence ATGTTCCGGTCCATGCGTGACGCCAAAGCTGGCGCCAGGCTCAGCTTCACCTTCGATGGAAGGCCGTTGACCGGGCGCGAGGGCGACACCGTCACGGCGTCCTTGCTGGCGAACGGCGTCACGGCCTGCCGCGAAACGCCGGTCTCGGGCGTTCCCCGCGCCCCCTATTGCCTGATGGGCGTCTGCTTCGACTGCCTCGTCGTCATCGACGGCATCGGCAACCGCCAGGGCTGCCTCGTGCCCCTGCGTGAAGGCATGCGCATCGAGACCCAGCATGGCCGACGCCAGCCCGAGGAGGTGTACGGATGA
- a CDS encoding FAD/NAD(P)-dependent oxidoreductase, whose amino-acid sequence MKAVTAIDQLAESYDLVVVGAGPAGLSAAARAAELGVNVLLVDENPAPGGQIYRAVTMTPVTDRNVLGTDYWRGAEIVARFERSQASYAGSCTLWSIGPDAAVPEGGGFEIGLSLDGRARLIGARQLILATGAQERPFPIPGWTLPGVMTAGAAQIALKSAAIVPAGRTVIAGCGPLLYLLAGQLAAAGAEIVAVLDTTPRSNWLKAAAALPNFLRSPYLAKGLRLMAKARRSLRFVGGVTGLAAEGAGKLAAVRVERGGSITTIACDTLLLHQGVIPGVNLSNAAGCAHDFDTVQHCWVPRLDDWLTSSVPGIAVAGDGAGIGGAESAALRGEVAALSAAHRLGRFDARERDREAEPLRAKLVRALHGRRFLDLLYRPAPQFLAPRQDETIICRCEEVTAGQVRDTATRLGVTGPNQMKAFLRCGMGPCQGRLCGPTVVELIAEANGTTPAEVGYYRLRPPVKPVTLAELAALPQSEAAVKAVVR is encoded by the coding sequence ATGAAGGCCGTGACTGCTATCGACCAACTCGCCGAAAGCTACGATCTCGTGGTGGTCGGCGCTGGCCCGGCCGGCCTGTCGGCGGCTGCCCGCGCGGCCGAGCTAGGCGTCAACGTGCTGCTCGTCGATGAGAACCCGGCACCGGGCGGCCAGATCTATCGGGCGGTCACGATGACGCCGGTCACCGACCGCAACGTCCTCGGCACCGATTACTGGCGCGGCGCCGAGATTGTAGCGCGCTTCGAACGTTCGCAGGCGAGCTATGCCGGAAGCTGCACGCTCTGGTCGATTGGGCCCGACGCGGCGGTCCCGGAAGGGGGTGGCTTCGAGATCGGCCTGTCGCTCGACGGCCGCGCCCGGCTGATCGGCGCGCGCCAGCTCATCCTCGCGACCGGTGCCCAGGAGCGACCCTTCCCGATCCCCGGCTGGACCTTGCCCGGGGTGATGACGGCCGGCGCAGCGCAGATCGCATTGAAGAGCGCCGCGATTGTCCCGGCCGGACGGACCGTGATCGCCGGCTGCGGCCCGCTGCTCTATCTGCTCGCCGGACAGCTCGCGGCCGCGGGCGCCGAGATCGTCGCGGTGCTCGACACCACGCCGCGCAGCAACTGGCTGAAGGCTGCTGCCGCGCTGCCGAACTTCCTCCGTTCGCCTTATCTCGCCAAGGGTCTGAGACTGATGGCGAAGGCGCGGCGCTCGCTGCGCTTCGTCGGTGGCGTCACCGGCCTCGCGGCCGAGGGGGCTGGCAAACTCGCAGCCGTCCGGGTCGAGCGGGGCGGCAGTATCACGACCATCGCCTGCGACACGCTTCTACTGCATCAGGGCGTCATCCCGGGCGTCAATCTCTCCAATGCCGCCGGCTGCGCGCATGATTTCGATACTGTCCAGCATTGCTGGGTGCCGCGTCTCGATGATTGGCTGACCTCATCCGTACCCGGAATCGCCGTTGCGGGCGACGGTGCTGGCATCGGCGGAGCCGAAAGCGCTGCGCTACGCGGCGAGGTCGCGGCGCTTAGCGCGGCGCACAGGCTTGGCCGCTTCGATGCCCGCGAGCGCGATCGCGAGGCGGAGCCGCTGCGCGCCAAGCTGGTGCGTGCCCTGCATGGCCGGCGCTTTCTCGACTTGCTCTACAGGCCGGCGCCGCAATTCCTTGCCCCGCGGCAGGATGAGACGATCATCTGTCGCTGCGAAGAGGTCACCGCCGGCCAGGTCCGCGACACAGCGACCCGACTCGGCGTCACCGGCCCCAACCAGATGAAGGCCTTCCTGCGCTGCGGCATGGGGCCATGCCAGGGCCGCCTCTGCGGGCCGACGGTGGTCGAGCTGATCGCCGAGGCGAACGGCACGACGCCGGCCGAGGTCGGCTATTATCGCCTGCGCCCGCCGGTGAAGCCGGTCACATTGGCCGAGCTCGCAGCCTTGCCGCAGAGCGAAGCCGCGGTGAAAGCGGTCGTGCGATGA
- a CDS encoding NAD(P)/FAD-dependent oxidoreductase, with translation MSAQRRSADVIVIGGGIHGCSTALHCALRGMSVILLEKDHAGRHASGVNAGGVRQLARDVAEIPLSNASMALWHRIAELVDDDCGFTCDGQVLVAETEADLEDCRARVDDLTLRGFHHEELIDTKELRRLVPAVSETCPGGVVSRRDGAAIPLRATQAFKRKAQNLGATIREGVKVEKVSQDGGNWRVTTDAGDFLAPRIVNAAGAWADRIAADLGEPVPLEVIAPMLMITTPMPAFIKPVVIMRSRKLSFKQFGNGTVLIGGGYSGTPLRDENRTILDWRKLATNARTVWDVFPIMRGVPVVRAWAGIEARMPDDLPVFGASARHEGVYHQFGFSAHGFQLGPGAGAVMAEIIATGASNVPIDGLGITRFTQQAH, from the coding sequence ATGAGCGCCCAGCGCCGCAGCGCCGATGTCATCGTCATTGGTGGCGGCATCCATGGCTGCTCGACGGCGCTGCACTGCGCCTTGCGCGGCATGTCGGTGATCCTGTTGGAGAAGGATCATGCCGGCCGCCATGCCTCGGGGGTCAATGCCGGCGGCGTGCGCCAGCTCGCGCGCGATGTCGCCGAGATCCCGCTCTCCAACGCCTCGATGGCGCTCTGGCACCGCATCGCCGAGCTGGTCGACGATGATTGCGGCTTCACTTGCGACGGGCAGGTGCTCGTCGCCGAGACCGAGGCCGATCTTGAAGACTGCCGGGCGCGTGTTGATGACCTCACCCTGCGCGGCTTCCACCACGAGGAGCTGATCGACACGAAGGAATTGCGCCGGCTCGTTCCCGCCGTCTCGGAGACATGTCCCGGCGGCGTGGTCTCGCGCCGCGACGGCGCGGCGATCCCCTTGCGGGCGACGCAGGCCTTCAAGCGCAAGGCTCAGAATCTCGGAGCCACCATCCGCGAGGGTGTGAAGGTCGAGAAGGTCTCGCAGGACGGCGGGAACTGGCGCGTCACCACCGATGCCGGCGATTTCCTCGCCCCTCGCATCGTCAATGCTGCCGGTGCCTGGGCTGACCGCATCGCGGCCGATCTCGGCGAGCCAGTGCCACTCGAGGTGATCGCGCCGATGCTGATGATCACGACGCCGATGCCGGCCTTCATCAAGCCGGTTGTGATCATGCGCAGCCGCAAGCTCTCCTTCAAGCAGTTCGGCAACGGCACCGTGCTGATCGGTGGCGGCTATAGCGGCACGCCACTGCGCGACGAGAACCGCACCATCCTCGACTGGCGCAAGCTCGCGACCAATGCCAGGACGGTCTGGGACGTGTTCCCGATCATGCGCGGCGTACCCGTCGTACGGGCCTGGGCCGGCATCGAAGCCCGCATGCCGGACGACCTTCCGGTCTTCGGCGCAAGTGCCAGGCACGAGGGCGTCTATCACCAGTTCGGCTTTTCGGCCCATGGCTTCCAGCTCGGGCCGGGTGCCGGTGCGGTCATGGCTGAGATCATCGCGACCGGCGCCAGCAACGTCCCGATCGACGGGCTCGGCATCACCCGCTTCACGCAGCAGGCACACTGA
- a CDS encoding Rid family hydrolase has translation MTIKRSIRTPIQNRIVETGDLVFVGGVIADDTTQSMGPQTQNILAKIEGYLGEVGLDRKAIVAAQIFVTDLSQKKEMDAAWTGFFGDDMPTRATVGVADLGGRALIEVVTTAARA, from the coding sequence ATGACCATCAAGCGTTCCATCCGCACGCCGATCCAGAACCGCATCGTCGAGACCGGCGACCTCGTCTTCGTCGGCGGCGTCATCGCCGACGACACCACCCAGTCGATGGGCCCGCAGACCCAGAACATCCTGGCCAAGATCGAGGGTTATCTCGGCGAGGTCGGGCTCGACCGCAAGGCGATCGTGGCCGCGCAGATCTTCGTCACCGATCTCTCGCAGAAGAAAGAGATGGACGCCGCCTGGACCGGCTTCTTCGGCGATGACATGCCGACACGGGCGACTGTCGGTGTCGCCGATCTCGGCGGGCGTGCCTTGATCGAGGTGGTCACGACTGCAGCAAGAGCGTGA